CTGGCCAAATTTATTAATTCTTCTATTGTACTATATTCCATAACTTTTTCCTCCTAAAACAAACTTAAAAATTTAAACTTTATCCCAATTAATTTACTACCGGTGGTATATAACGAACTAAACTGAGACCATCTATATTACGTAAATGATTAAGAATATATTCATCCACAGCATGATCTAATTCAATAATACTGGAGGCAATAGTTCCTTTTTTCTTGCGAAAATCCTGCATATGAGCTATATTCAAATTATAGCTCCCCAGAACTGAAGTGATAACTCCAACCATTCCCGGTCTATCTTTGTGAATTATCCAGAGAGTTGGAAGTTTTCCAGAAATATTAACTTCATAATTATCAATTTCTATCACTTTTATATCACTACCACCTATAGAAGAACCAACCATACTAACACTTTCTTCTTCGTTTGATAGTACTATTTTTACTGTATTAGGATGCACATCTCTTAACTGTACTTCAGAAAAATTAACTTCAATTCCTTTTTCTTTTGCTATTT
The sequence above is a segment of the Halanaerobiales bacterium genome. Coding sequences within it:
- the sdaAB gene encoding L-serine ammonia-lyase, iron-sulfur-dependent subunit beta, yielding MSSIFDVMGPVMVGPSSSHTAGAVKLGRIARFIFSDTIKKAEINFHGSFASTYKGHGTDKAVIAGILGFKPDDERIKNSLEIAKEKGIEVNFSEVQLRDVHPNTVKIVLSNEEESVSMVGSSIGGSDIKVIEIDNYEVNISGKLPTLWIIHKDRPGMVGVITSVLGSYNLNIAHMQDFRKKKGTIASSIIELDHAVDEYILNHLRNIDGLSLVRYIPPVVN